From Orcinus orca chromosome 3, mOrcOrc1.1, whole genome shotgun sequence, a single genomic window includes:
- the PSPN gene encoding persephin isoform X2 — MICSRVLGSGMADSWPARASICETPAWSALQDLPVTMATGRVLLGSLLLLTLHLDLRGGPGAWGASVAEEELLSEPVVDRGTWRPQLGTRPRRALAGPCQLWSLPLPVAELGLGYTSEETVIFRYCAGSCPRGARTQHGLTLARLRGQGRAHGGPCCRPTRYADVAFLDDRHRWQRLPQLSAAACGCGG, encoded by the exons ATGATCTGTTCTCGTGTTTTGGGATCTGGGATGGCGGACTCATGGCCAGCTCGGGCCTCTATCTGTGAGACTCCCGCATGGTCTGCTTTGCAG GACCTGCCCGTCACCATGGCCACAGGACGAGTCCTGCTAGGCTCTCTGCTGCTCCTGACCCTGCACTTGGACCTCCGCGGgggccctggggcctgggggGCTTCGGTGGCAGAGGAGGAGCTCTTGTCTGAGCCAGTGGTGGACAGAGGGACCTGGAGGCCGCAGCTGG GCACCCGCCCGCGCCGAGCCCTGGCCGGTCCGTGCCAGCTGTGGAGCCTACCCTTGCCCGTGGCCGAGCTGGGCTTGGGCTACACGTCGGAGGAGACGGTCATCTTCCGCTACTGTGCCGGCAGCTGTCCCCGCGGCGCCCGCACCCAGCACGGCCTGACGCTGGCCCGGCTGCGGGGTCAGGGCCGAGCCCACGGTGGGCCCTGCTGCCGCCCCACCCGCTACGCCGATGTGGCCTTCCTCGACGACCGCCACCGCTGGCAGCGGCTGCCCCAGCTCTCGGCGGCAGCCTGTGGCTGCGGCGGCTGA
- the PSPN gene encoding persephin isoform X1: MICSRVLGSGMADSWPARASICETPAWSALQDLPVTMATGRVLLGSLLLLTLHLDLRGGPGAWGASVAEEELLSEPVVDRGTWRPQLGKDPQNPVRSPTPSCPDPARCQLPPVPAGTRPRRALAGPCQLWSLPLPVAELGLGYTSEETVIFRYCAGSCPRGARTQHGLTLARLRGQGRAHGGPCCRPTRYADVAFLDDRHRWQRLPQLSAAACGCGG, translated from the exons ATGATCTGTTCTCGTGTTTTGGGATCTGGGATGGCGGACTCATGGCCAGCTCGGGCCTCTATCTGTGAGACTCCCGCATGGTCTGCTTTGCAG GACCTGCCCGTCACCATGGCCACAGGACGAGTCCTGCTAGGCTCTCTGCTGCTCCTGACCCTGCACTTGGACCTCCGCGGgggccctggggcctgggggGCTTCGGTGGCAGAGGAGGAGCTCTTGTCTGAGCCAGTGGTGGACAGAGGGACCTGGAGGCCGCAGCTGGGTAAGGACCCCCAGAACCCCGTGCGCTCCCCGACTCCTTCCTGCCCAGACCCTGCCCGCTGTCAGCTGCCCCCTGTCCCCGCAGGCACCCGCCCGCGCCGAGCCCTGGCCGGTCCGTGCCAGCTGTGGAGCCTACCCTTGCCCGTGGCCGAGCTGGGCTTGGGCTACACGTCGGAGGAGACGGTCATCTTCCGCTACTGTGCCGGCAGCTGTCCCCGCGGCGCCCGCACCCAGCACGGCCTGACGCTGGCCCGGCTGCGGGGTCAGGGCCGAGCCCACGGTGGGCCCTGCTGCCGCCCCACCCGCTACGCCGATGTGGCCTTCCTCGACGACCGCCACCGCTGGCAGCGGCTGCCCCAGCTCTCGGCGGCAGCCTGTGGCTGCGGCGGCTGA